A stretch of Mesorhizobium sp. M2A.F.Ca.ET.046.03.2.1 DNA encodes these proteins:
- a CDS encoding MaoC family dehydratase, which yields MSVDVRGKSLTGLGLSYEDVEIGDHFETPSTEVTAAIIEALAEMTGDRFEIHMSDEAAHRHGFPARVAHGLLVLSLVDGLKNNAVARFRAVASLGWSWRFSAPVLAGDIIKAEVTVAEKRATRNPARAIVRLRFVVCNQWGRTVQEGENELMIYRRDMA from the coding sequence ATGAGTGTCGACGTCCGAGGGAAATCGCTCACAGGCCTCGGGTTGAGCTACGAGGACGTGGAGATCGGCGACCATTTCGAAACGCCTTCCACAGAAGTGACCGCGGCCATCATAGAAGCGCTCGCGGAAATGACCGGTGACCGGTTCGAAATCCACATGAGCGACGAGGCGGCACATCGGCACGGCTTCCCGGCGCGTGTAGCGCATGGTCTGCTTGTGCTGTCCCTTGTCGATGGTCTGAAGAACAATGCCGTCGCCCGGTTCCGAGCCGTGGCCTCGCTCGGCTGGAGCTGGAGGTTTTCAGCCCCGGTGCTCGCCGGCGACATCATCAAAGCCGAGGTGACGGTCGCGGAAAAGCGGGCCACTCGCAATCCGGCCCGCGCGATTGTTCGTCTGCGGTTCGTCGTTTGCAATCAGTGGGGACGGACCGTACAGGAAGGCGAGAACGAGTTGATGATTTATCGACGTGACATGGCTTGA
- a CDS encoding NAD(P)H-dependent oxidoreductase, whose protein sequence is MPLTAFALNCTLKIPRDDDESSTDRMLAELTNALAAHDVGCETARALVHNIKPGVLSDLGEGDDWPKLREKILAADIFILGLPIWMGQPSSVAKRVMERMDAFLSETDDSGRMPAAGKVALVAIVGNEDGAHHCHAECYQALNDVGFTVPANGGVYWVGEAMGDVNFVDLPGTPEKVVSMIKMAASNAAHLAGLFKTKNYAGVPAGE, encoded by the coding sequence ATGCCGCTCACCGCTTTTGCCTTGAATTGCACACTCAAGATTCCTCGGGACGATGACGAGTCCTCGACCGATCGAATGCTTGCTGAGTTGACCAACGCTTTGGCGGCACATGACGTCGGATGCGAAACGGCACGTGCGCTCGTCCACAACATCAAGCCCGGCGTGCTCTCCGACCTGGGCGAAGGCGACGACTGGCCGAAGCTGCGGGAAAAGATCCTGGCCGCCGACATCTTCATCCTTGGCCTGCCAATCTGGATGGGGCAGCCGTCGTCCGTTGCCAAGCGCGTGATGGAGCGGATGGACGCATTCCTGTCCGAGACCGACGACAGCGGACGCATGCCGGCGGCAGGCAAGGTCGCGTTGGTGGCGATCGTCGGCAATGAGGATGGCGCCCATCACTGCCATGCCGAGTGCTATCAGGCGCTCAACGATGTCGGCTTCACCGTTCCCGCCAATGGCGGCGTTTACTGGGTTGGAGAAGCGATGGGCGACGTCAACTTCGTCGATCTTCCCGGGACACCGGAGAAAGTCGTCAGCATGATCAAGATGGCGGCTTCCAATGCCGCTCATCTGGCCGGGCTCTTCAAGACCAAAAACTATGCCGGCGTGCCTGCCGGCGAGTGA
- a CDS encoding aldo/keto reductase: MKPSDKRVFGRSGLNVTAFAFGTAPIGNFLHPIDEQTADAMIQTAWDAGIRFYDTAPMYGHGLSELRAGHSLRWKKRDEFVLASKVGRVLKPAKRSEIDFAPWSNAAPNTMNFDYSYDGTMRSFEDSLQRLALEHIDMLFIHDIDRFTRGDEQPEVFRQAMDGCWRALEKLRSEGVVKAIGVGVNEWQVCHEALKQRDFDCFLLAGRYTLLEQEALDEFLPLCVERGAAVLVGGGFNSGILATGAVPGAKYNYSPAPKPVMEKVAKIEEVCRAHGVPLPAAALQFVVAHPAIPSFCAGTRTVQQLEQNLAWFSYPIPGEFWQDLKKNGLLREDAPVPA; this comes from the coding sequence ATGAAGCCATCTGACAAGCGCGTATTCGGCCGGTCCGGCCTCAACGTCACGGCCTTCGCGTTCGGAACCGCTCCCATCGGCAATTTCCTTCATCCCATAGACGAGCAGACCGCGGATGCCATGATTCAGACCGCATGGGACGCGGGCATACGCTTCTACGACACGGCGCCGATGTACGGCCACGGCCTCTCGGAACTGCGGGCCGGGCATTCGCTGCGCTGGAAGAAGCGCGACGAGTTCGTCCTCGCCAGCAAGGTGGGCCGGGTGCTGAAGCCCGCGAAGCGCTCCGAGATCGACTTCGCGCCGTGGTCAAACGCCGCGCCGAACACCATGAATTTCGATTACTCCTACGACGGCACAATGCGGTCGTTCGAGGATTCGCTGCAGCGCCTGGCGCTTGAACACATCGACATGCTGTTCATCCATGACATCGATCGGTTCACCCGTGGCGACGAGCAGCCGGAAGTGTTCCGGCAGGCGATGGATGGCTGCTGGCGGGCATTGGAGAAACTGCGCTCCGAAGGCGTCGTGAAGGCGATCGGCGTTGGGGTCAACGAATGGCAGGTTTGCCACGAGGCGCTGAAGCAGCGCGACTTCGACTGCTTCCTGCTGGCGGGCCGCTATACGCTGCTCGAACAGGAAGCCCTCGACGAGTTCCTGCCGCTTTGCGTCGAGCGCGGCGCGGCGGTGCTGGTCGGCGGGGGCTTCAATTCCGGCATCCTGGCCACGGGCGCCGTTCCCGGCGCCAAGTACAATTATTCACCGGCGCCAAAGCCCGTCATGGAGAAAGTGGCGAAGATCGAGGAGGTCTGCCGCGCGCATGGCGTGCCGCTGCCGGCCGCCGCCTTGCAGTTCGTGGTGGCGCATCCGGCCATCCCGTCCTTCTGCGCCGGCACTCGCACTGTCCAGCAACTCGAGCAGAACCTTGCCTGGTTCAGTTACCCGATCCCCGGCGAGTTCTGGCAAGACCTGAAGAAGAACGGGCTGTTGCGGGAAGACGCGCCGGTGCCGGCATGA